The following are from one region of the Coffea eugenioides isolate CCC68of chromosome 2, Ceug_1.0, whole genome shotgun sequence genome:
- the LOC113756030 gene encoding uncharacterized protein LOC113756030, protein MAVPSNSRSPSPLSSRPTASHSRNSSDSNAAARRSFSGNHVARPSVLTNPRSLNPVTPANSPAGFGRRNSFGCDEKENEKDQNLKPVKVVKSPANGSKNFMSPTISAASKITPSPRKKILVERNDPLRTSISLSEGKAIFFSGNSSENKEDLAVDHQNGEGKRVVVEGPQSSKASKRVTFLEVHSDSETATEVKPETVTVNSSSKNMPSCFPISPIIAPLDADPSLPPYDPKTNYLSPRPQFLHYKPNPRIEVLLNKEKGLDLGEAKRLDDSFLLEASESYSDNDGTEGSCSEESQKHSEDYSVENVVPEAEEEGVHVYEVSTIGDPISEDSFMGIIEEKEEPKTSNGPICQDMCEGIAEGVDEAKTFSPPDSCHMSDGIVDDTGKARPWFFSRLKSVSLLLVLLMIACLSIWGTDSPFMDSSSISNILKFSKLTEPSQLAVSAKANLNGLGVRFKQLSLDSISHLSLLINNIGGVDNIGTVKFMNLTDLQSDMLVSSFRGDYEQRQTFLTDLERENLEEGEGSETEPFDEQTFADVFSDDFFEKDSEEESEMEIEESPPAPVQLAEMNELEKSETLWNHEAVSSNVDTELKYKLDYEGNSTPVLETPGAKSESEAFRNNPEAIESLNTEVDMPHDSGAKVESSSADSDHESTSDALSAIVEDRSSEMAKFPIRGSENKYRVYSVMAMASLVLALVSAAASVYLKQCNASDPNLLVHTDGLSSEKISPVSSVPQKMFQENASCHNWATEVDVEGEESFPSEMSSSKRSSSYSRKDLRGANEVHSHERKPRKYSKRESLASSSEFSEGSPSYGSFTTYERISNKHANGDDEIMTPVRRSSRLRYQVNFS, encoded by the exons ATGGCGGTTCCTTCAAACAGCAGATCCCCTTCCCCACTTTCTTCAAGACCCACTGcttctcattcaagaaattcatcagATTCTAATGCTGCAGCCCGGAGGAGTTTTAGTGGCAACCATGTTGCCAGACCTTCAGTTCTGACCAATCCCAGAAGCCTTAACCCAGTCACTCCTGCCAACAGTCCTGCAG GATTTGGAAGAAGAAATTCTTTCGGCTGTGATGAGAAGGAGAATGAGAAAGATCAGAACTTGAAGCCAGTAAAAGTAGTGAAGTCACCGGCAAATGGGTCCAAAAATTTCATGTCTCCAACTATTTCTGCAGCTTCAAAGATTACTCCTTCACCTAGAAAGAAGATTTTGGTGGAGCGAAATGACCCTCTTCGGACTTCAATCTCGTTGTCTGAAGGGAAAGCCATATTCTTTTCTGGAAATTCTTCAGAAAATAAGGAAGATTTGGCTGTAGATCACCAAAATGGTGAAGGAAAGCGTGTTGTTGTTGAAGGCCCTCAATCTTCCAAGGCATCAAAAAGAGTAACATTTTTGGAAGTGCATTCAGACAGTGAGACTGCAACAGAGGTAAAGCCAGAGACAGTAACAGTTAATTCAAGCTCCAAGAACATGCCTTCTTGTTTTCCTATTTCACCTATCATAGCTCCTTTAGATGCTGATCCATCACTTCCCCCTTATGATCCAAAAACAAATTATCTTTCTCCTAGGCCTCAGTTTCTGCATTATAAACCTAATCCAAGAATTGAAGTTCTTCTCAATAAAGAAAAGGGGCTTGATTTAGGTGAGGCAAAGAGGCTTGATGATAGCTTTTTGCTTGAGGCTTCTGAAAGCTATTCAGACAATGACGGAACAGAGGGCTCATGTTCTGAAGAATCCCAAAAGCATTCAGAGGATTATTCTGTCGAGAATGTGGTACCTGAAGCAGAGGAAGAAGGGGTTCATGTTTATGAGGTGTCAACCATCGGTGACCCCATTTCCGAAGACTCATTCATGGGGATTATTGAAGAAAAAGAGGAACCAAAAACCTCTAACGGACCCATTTGCCAAGACATGTGTGAAGGAATTGCAGAAGGAGTAGATGAAGCAAAAACCTTCAGTCCACCTGATAGTTGTCATATGTCTGATGGGATTGTCGATGATACAGGGAAAGCAAGGCCTTGGTTCTTCTCAAGATTGAAGTCTGTTTCGCTGCTGCTGGTACTACTCATGATTGCTTGTCTATCAATCTGGGGTACTGATTCTCCTTTCATGGATTCATCATCAATCTCAAACATTTTGAAATTCTCAAAGCTTACTGAACCATCACAACTAGCTGTTTCAGCAAAAGCCAATTTAAATGGGCTTGGTGTGAGGTTCAAGCAGCTTTCACTTGACTCAATTTCCCATCTGTCCCTGCTGATTAACAATATTGGTGGAGTAGATAATATTGGTACCGTGAAATTCATGAATCTGACTGATCTGCAAAGTGACATGTTGGTTTCTAGCTTTCGGGGGGACTATGAACAGAGACAGACGTTTTTAACAGACCTTGAGCGGGAAAATTTGGAAGAGGGGGAAGGCTCTGAAACTGAACCCTTTGATGAACAGACTTTTGCAGATGTGTTTTCGgatgatttttttgaaaaagattcaGAAGAAGAAAGTGAAATGGAAATTGAAGAATCACCACCTGCTCCTGTACAACTAGCTGAAATGAATGAGCTTGAGAAGTCAGAAACTCTCTGGAACCATGAAGCTGTTTCTTCCAATGTTGACACTGAACTTAAATACAAGCTAGATTATGAAGGTAACTCGACTCCAGTTTTGGAAACTCCTGGAGCTAAATCTGAATCAGAAGCATTTCGAAATAATCCTGAAGCGATTGAAAGTCTAAATACTGAAGTTGATATGCCTCATGATTCTGGAGCCAAAGTTGAGTCTTCATCAGCAGATAGCGACCACGAAAGCACCTCGGATGCTCTTTCTGCAATTGTAGAAGATAGAAGTTCTGAAATGGCGAAGTTTCCCATTCGAGGATCAGAAAATAAGTACAGAGTGTACTCAGTTATGGCAATGGCATCACTTGTTTTGGCTCTGGTATCAGCTGCAGCGTCTGTTTACTTGAAGCAATGCAATGCCAGTGATCCAAATCTTTTGGTTCACACTGATGGATTGTCCAGTGAGAAGATCAGTCCAGTATCATCAGTCCCTCAGAAAATGTTCCAAGAAAATGCATCCTGTCATAATTGGGCAACAGAGGTTGATGTGGAAGGGGAGGAGTCTTTTCCTTCAGAAATGAGCAGCTCTAAGAGGAGCTCATCTTACAGCAGGAAAGACCTGAGAGGAGCAAATGAGGTTCATAGCCATGAGAGAAAGCCTAGGAAGTATTCTAAGAGAGAGTCATTGGCTTCTTCATCAGAATTTTCTGAGGGTTCACCTTCATATGGAAGCTTCACCACCTATGAGAGGATTTCCAACAAGCAT GCAAATGGAGATGATGAGATCATGACCCCGGTTCGGCGATCAAGCAGGCTCAGATACCAAGTCAATTTTTCATGA